The following coding sequences lie in one Lolium perenne isolate Kyuss_39 chromosome 2, Kyuss_2.0, whole genome shotgun sequence genomic window:
- the LOC139835733 gene encoding uncharacterized protein: MRLLAWNCRGLGNAAAIRALMDVLRRHNPDVVFLSETHLDNYPAECIRRQMRMDHLIVQPSDGRKGGILMVWRKVVQIHRIFACPNFIDIRIVEEANKEWRFTGMYGEFKWDEKYKTWDRFRSLHQQNNLPWIVMGDLNEILFDSEKEGGRVRPQRFIKAFQDTLDDCQLSDVGYVGDKFTWHRGAMRERLDRGVANIDWSQMHPDAAILHLEYSRSDHRPLLLDTDYYKASLPNPGKKQRQFEAKWFKEEGFCDIVEEKWNNTADHVPVLDRLKSMHDGLHAWDHTVLREPRNRLRKAQHDLEALMRGPINPQEDQKKFELARLIENLLEQEEIKWCQRSRANWIQNGDKNTSFFHNYASPRRRRNMIKQLKGPSGEFVEGTENIKPIVFNYFSTLFSSDNHMGDPLFLENVTPRVTMEMNDKLIAPYTTEDVKKRFIVLEI; the protein is encoded by the coding sequence atgagacttctagcttggaatTGCCGTGGTTTGGGTAATGCTGCGGCAATTCGTGCGCTAATGGATGTCCTGAGGCGCCACAACCCTGATGTTGTTTTCCTCTCGGAAACACATCTTGACAATTACCCAGCTGAGTGTATTCGTCGTCAAATGAGAATGGATCATCTTATTGTTCAACCAAGTGATGGAAGGAAAGGAGGGATTCTCATGGTTTGGAGGAAAGTGGTACAAATTCATCGTATTTTTGCATGCCCAAATTTTATTGATATCCGTATTGTAGAGGAGGCAAATAAGGAGTGGAGGTTTACTGGAATGTATGGCGAATTCAAGTGGGATGAGAAATACAAAACTTGGGATAGATTCAGATCACTTCATCAACAAAATAACTTGCCTTGGATAGTTATGGGTGACTTAAACGAAATTCTCTTTGATAGCGAAAAGGAGGGTGGAAGAGTGAGACCTCAAAGATTTATAAAAGCTTTCCAGGATACCTTGGATGATTGTCAGTTATCGGATGTGGGATATGTTGGTGACAAGTTCACTTGGCACAGAGGTGCTATGAGGGAAAGACTAGACAGGGGTGTTGCAAATATTGATTGGAGTCAGATGCATCCAGATGCAGCTATATTACACCTCGAATATAGTCGCTCAGACCATCGTCCTTTATTATTAGACACTGATTACTATAAAGCGTCACTTCCTAATCCAGGGAAGAAGCAACGCCAATTTGAAGCTAAATGGTTTAAAGAGGAAGGCTTCTGTGATATTGTGGAAGAGAAGTGGAACAACACAGCCGACCACGTTCCTGTGCTTGATCGTCTCAAATCCATGCATGATGGATTGCATGCATGGGATCATACAGTGCTGCGGGAGCCTAGAAACCGACTAAGGAAAGCTCAACATGATCTTGAAGCGCTGATGCGAGGCCCAATAAATCCACAGGAAGACCAGAAAAAGTTTGAATTAGCGCGGTTGATTGAAAATTTATTAGAGCAGGAGGAAATTAAATGGTGCCAACGTTCCCGCGCTAATTGGATACAAAATGGTGACAAAAATACAAGCTTCTTCCATAATTATGCTTCCccgaggaggagaagaaatatgaTCAAACAACTGAAAGGACCATCTGGTGAGTTCGTTGAGGGTACTGAAAACATTAAACCAATTGTATTCAACTATTTCTCTACTCTGTTTAGCTCGGATAATCATATGGGGGACCCTCTGTTCCTAGAAAATGTGACACCTAGGGTGACTATGGAAATGAATGACAAACTTATAGCTCCATATACAACGGAAGATGTGAAAAAACGGTTCATAGTATTGGAGATTTAA